In Pseudoliparis swirei isolate HS2019 ecotype Mariana Trench chromosome 9, NWPU_hadal_v1, whole genome shotgun sequence, a genomic segment contains:
- the kdm5c gene encoding lysine-specific demethylase 5C isoform X3, protein MEGEEFVPPPECPVFEPSWEEFQDPLGYIAKIRPIAEKSGICKIRPPADWQPPFSVELDTFRFTPRIQRLNELEAETRVKLNYLDRIARFWEVQSSSLKIPHIERRILDLFSLSRVVTDEGGFEMVCKERRWARVAQRLGYPPGKNIGSLLRSHYERIVYPFEVFHSGVSLPHCKPKHYDGEEVDKEYKPHSIPLRQSVHPSKTSSYGRRANRCQPDPEPTEEDIEKNPELKKLQIYGAGPKMMGLGLVARYKGIRKKDELPQTVTIKASASPAPGDTSVKAEPLEPQEKQSDGGTSSPQPPRPTIAVKTEVKKEEPEVEGGKKKEDDVTACTKMTMRLRRNLNNPQSVDSFVCRMCGRGDDDEKLLLCDGCDDNYHTYCLLPPLTEPPKGNWRCPKCLAEDCKKPSEAFGFEQATREYTLQSFGEMADAFKADYFNMPVHMVPTELVEREFWRLVSSIEEDVVVEYGADIHSKDFGSGFPMNNGKKELTKEEEEYARSGWNLNVMPVLEQSLLCHINGDISGMKVPWLYVGMVFSAFCWHIEDHWSYSINYLHWGEPKTWYGVPSVAAERLEEVMKKLTPELFEFQPDLLHQLVTIMNPNILMSHGVPVVRTNQCAGEFVVTFPRAYHSGFNQGYNFAEAVNFCTADWLPAGRSCIEHYRRLRRYCVFSHEELTCKMATSPEKLDLNLAAATHREMFIIVQEERKLRKGLMERGITEAEREAFELLPDDERQCDLCKTTCFLSALACSNCPAKLVCLSHTQDLCNCPTEKLYLRYRYTLDELLAMLHRLKVRSESFDSWANRVKEALEQEEGNKIGIDDLKMLKLEAVEKKFPDNELLRKLNTVVKDIERCQQTSTELLSNSMTSESKMTLAELKSLVEKMQNLPCVIAQLEEVQVVLRTVEDFQRQAQLLANDRDWRRDSSPPEQLQTLLEQGAQLLVVVPECDLLQGLKEQSHWLAEVRRTLGTEGGERQEVMLDVLRNLMEAGCNVPQSVSVETAMAELQELLTIAERWEEKAQICLEQRQKHPLSTLEAIVNEAQLIPVKLPNILALQDCLTRARAWVTDLEEIQNGEHYPCLDDLEGLVAIGRDLPVFMEELRQLELQVASAHSWRDKATKTFLKKSSQHSLLEVLCPCAKRRERRGEMGPLEDTNTLGLSAHDLRDPAAIVLAFKEGEQQEKEALLRLRKLNMCKSGLNSSSCKENKENGRWEDAMETDTSSHSVDSIKENGAAPPQSVCVCTGQPRAPQLRCHLCKDWFHGGCVPSPSLLPSSGPPSGNPLCWWDWDARFLCPRCQRSRRPRLETILALLVALQRLPVRLPEGEALQCLTERAITWQGRAKEAVETPELQRALQRLQVLRCDAETKETKGSAVIVLSDSEGGEAEEGVIDLTDENSPKKNPKESNGTQAGCENGISKKSVTGVGSLLPLLPLLRGQVVALLPATKVQLEELQLEGDLLEVSLDQTLIIHRVLQAASAPQRETLRTLIQIELEEQRRTSRGRAKDSKRKRKSHRGGSGDGAGERSLDPSESKKNCPLSPAPQLPVQTNPEIL, encoded by the exons ATGGAAGGGGAAGAGTTTGTACCTCCTCCGGAGTGTCCAGTATTTGAACCGTCATGGGAGGAGTTCCAGGACCCCCTTGGCTACATTGCCAAGATTCGTCCAATTGCAGAGAAGTCTGGAATCTGCAAAATCCGACCGCCAGCA GACTGGCAACCACCGTTTTCAGTGGAGCTGGATACCTTCCGGTTCACACCCCGCATCCAGAGGCTTAATGAGTTGGAG GCGGAGACCAGAGTGAAACTTAATTATTTGGACCGCATCGCCAGGTTTTGGGAAGTCCAGTCATCCTCCTTGAAAATCCCACATATTGAAAGGCGCATCCTTGATCTTTTCAGCCTCTCAAGG GTTGTGACAGATGAAGGAGGTTTTGAGATGGTCTGTAAGGAACGGCGCTGGGCTCGTGTGGCCCAGAGACTTGGCTACCCGCCAGGCAAGAATATTGGTTCTCTGCTGCGCTCGCACTATGAGAGGATCGTCTACCCCTTTGAAGTGTTCCATTCTGGTGTCAGCTTGCCG CATTGCAAGCCAAAGCACTACGATGGTGAGGAAGTGGATAAAGAGTACAAGCCACACTCCATCCCCCTGCGACAGTCTGTGCATCCCTCCAAAACAAGCAGTTATGGACGCAGAGCGAACCGCTGCCAGCCTGAT CCTGAACCTACAGAGGAAGACATAGAGAAGAACCCAGAACTGAAGAAGCTTCAGATCTACGGGGCAGGACCAAAGATGATGGGACTTGGACTTGTGGCAAGGTACAAAGGCATCAGGAAGAAAG atgaaCTGCCTCAAACCGTTACCATCAAGGCCAGCGCGTCTCCTGCTCCCGGTGATACCTCCGTCAAAGCGGAGCCACTGGAGCCTCAAGAGAAGCAGAGTGACGGCGGTACGTCCAGCCCCCAACCGCCGCGTCCGACCATCGCAGTAAAGACGGAAGTGAAGAAGGAAGAACCAGAGGTAGAAGGTGGTAAAAAAAAGGAGGACGATGTTACAGCGTGCACCAAAATGACCATGAGGCTTCGTCGCAACCTCAACAACCCGCAGAGT GTGGATTCTTTTGTGTGTCGAATGTGTGGTCGGGGAGATGACGACGAGAAACTCTTGCTGTGTGATGGCTGCGACGACAACTACCACACCTACTGTCTACTGCCCCCCCTCACGGAGCCTCCCAAAGGCAACTGGCGTTGCCCTAAATGTCTGGCAGAG GACTGCAAGAAACCTTCCGAAGCGTTTGGCTTTGAACAGGCGACACGAGAGTACACTCTGCAGAGTTTTGGGGAAATGGCAGATGCTTTCAAAGCGGATTACTTCAACATGCCTGTCCAC ATGGTTCCCACTGAGCTGGTGGAGCGAGAGTTCTGGAGGTTGGTTAGTAGTATCGAGGAAGACGTGGTTGTTGAGTACGGAGCGGACATACACTCGAAGGATTTTGGCAGCGGTTTCCCGATGAACAATGGCAAGAAGGAGCTCACAAAGGAAGAAGAG GAATACGCCCGCAGCGGCTGGAACCTGAATGTGATGCCCGTGCTGGAGCAGTCGCTCCTGTGCCACATTAATGGAGACATCTCTGGGATGAAGGTGCCGTGGCTTTATGTCGGCATGGTGTTCTCGGCTTTCTGCTGGCACATTGAGGATCACTGGAGCTACTCCATCAACTACCTGCACTG GGGGGAACCCAAGACGTGGTATGGGGTTCCCTCTGTGGCAGCTGAGCGACTTGAGGAAGTGATGAAGAAGCTGACGCCAGAGCTGTTTGAGTTTCAACCTGACCTCCTGCACCAGCTGGTCACCATCATGAACCCCAatatcctcatgtctcatgGCGTACCG GTTGTTCGTACCAACCAGTGTGCTGGTGAGTTTGTCGTCACCTTCCCCAGAGCCTACCACAGCGGCTTCAATCAGGGATACAACTTTGCCGAAGCTGTCAACTTCTGCACTGCAGACTGG CTGCCTGCTGGCCGTTCCTGTATCGAGCACTACCGGCGTCTGAGGCGGTATTGTGTGTTCTCGCACGAAGAGCTCACCTGTAAAATGGCTACCAGCCCCGAGAAGCTAGACCTCAACCTGGCTGCAGCTACACACCGAGAAATGTTCATTATTgttcaggaggagaggaagctgcgAAAGGGTCTGATGGAAAGG GGCATTACTGAAGCGGAGCGCGAGGCATTTGAGCTGCTGCCTGACGATGAGAGGCAGTGTGACCTCTGTAAGACCACGTGCTTCCTCTCCGCTCTGGCCTGCTCGAACTGTCCCGCGAAGCTGGTGTGCCTCTCGCACACTCAGGATCTGTGCAACTGCCCCACTGAAAAACTCTACCTCAG ATACAGATACACCCTTGATGAGCTGTTGGCCATGCTGCATCGATTAAAGGTTCGGTCCGAGTCCTTTGATTCCTGGGCCAACCGAGTGAAAGAGGCACTTGAGCAGGAAGAAGGAAACAAGATAG GAATTGACGACCTGAAGATGCTGAAGCTGGAAGCGGTGGAAAAAAAGTTTCCCGACAATGAACTGCTGCGGAAGCTCAACACTGTTGTTAAAGACATAGAACGCTGCCAGCAGACCAGCACGGAGCTCCTCAGTAACTCAATGACCAG TGAAAGTAAGATGACCTTGGCAGAGCTGAAATCCTTGGTGGAGAAGATGCAGAACCTGCCATGTGTGATCGCCCAGCTGGAGGAAGTGCAG GTGGTTCTGCGGACAGTGGAGGATTTCCAAAGGCAGGCTCAATTACTGGCCAATGAcagggactggaggagggacTCCTCGCCACCTGAGCAGTTGCAGACTCTGTTGGAGCAGGGCGCCCAGCTGCTCGTTGTGGTGCCGGAGTGTGATTTACTCCAGGGCCTCAAGGAGCAGAGCCATTGGCTCGCAGAGGTGAGACGCACCCTTGGCACAGAGGGGGGAGAAAGGCAGGAGGTGATGTTGGACGTTTTGAGAAACCTGATGGAAGCGGGCTGCAACGTACCCCAGAGTGTTTCCGTGGAGACGGCCATGGCAGAGCTCCAGGAGCTGCTCACGATTGCCGAGCGTTGGGAGGAGAAGGCGCAGATCTGCCTCGAGCAGAG GCAAAAACATCCCCTCTCGACTCTGGAGGCCATCGTGAACGAGGCCCAGCTGATCCCAGTCAAGCTGCCCAACATTCTCGCTCTCCAGGACTGTCTCACTCGAGCACGCGCCTGGGTCACAGACCTCGAGGAGATCCAG AACGGGGAGCATTACCCCTGCCTGGATGACCTCGAGGGCCTGGTGGCTATTGGAAGAGACTTGCCCGTCTTCATGGAGGAGTTAAGGCAGCTGGAGCTGCAGGTAGCCAGCGCTCATTCCTGGAGGGACAAGGCCACCAAGACCTTCCTGAAGAAGAGCAGTCAGCACAGTCTGCTGGAG GTTTTATGTCCGTGTGCAAAAAGGAGGGAGAGGCGAGGTGAGATGGGGCCCCTGGAGGATACCAACACTCTGGGCCTCTCTGCTCACGACCTGAGGGACCCGGCCGCTATA GTGCTGGCGTTCAAAGAAGGGGAGCAGCAGGAAAAGGAGGCGCTGCTGAGATTACGGAAACTGAACATGTGCAAGTCTGGACTTAACTCCTCAAGTTGCAAGGAGAACAAGGAGAACGGGCGGTGGGAGGACGCCATGGAGACGGACACGTCCAGCCACTCGGTGGACTCTATAAAGGAGAACGGCGCCGCCCCCCCCCAGTCCGTCTGCGTGTGCACCGGTCAGCCCCGCGCGCCTCAGCTCCGCTGTCACCTGTGCAAGGACTGGTTCCACGGCGGCTGcgttccctccccctccctgctcCCCTCCTCCGGCCCGCCCAGCGGGAACCCCCTCTGCTGGTGGGACTGGGACGCGCGCTTCCTGTGTCCGCGGTGCCAGCGGTCCCGGCGCCCGCGCCTGGAGACGATCCTGGCGCTGCTCGTCGCCCTGCAGCGGCTGCCGGTGCGCCTGCCGGAGGGCGAGGCGCTGCAGTGCCTCACGGAGCGGGCCATCACCTGGCAGGGCCGGGCCAAGGAGGCGGTGGAGACCCCCGAGCTGCAGCGGgccctccagaggctgcagGTACTCCGGTGCGACGCGGAGACCAAGGAGACCAAAGGGAGCGCCGTGATCGTTTTGTCCGACTCCGAGGgcggggaggcggaggagggcgtCATCGACCTGACGGACGAGAATTCGCCCAAAAAGAACCCCAAGGAAAGCAACGGCACTCAG GCCGGATGTGAAAATGGCATCAGCAAGAAGTCTGTTACAG GCGTGGGCtctctgctgccgctgctgccgctgctccgGGGTCAGGTGGTGGCGCTGCTGCCGGCCACCAAAgtccagctggaggagctgcagctggaAGGCGATCTGCTCGAGGTGTCCCTGGACCAGACGCTCATCATCCACAGAGTTCTGCAAGCTGCGTCCGCTCCACAACGAGAAACACTGCGCACACTCATCCAG ATTGAGCTCGAAGAGCAGAGGCGGACGAGCCGCGGGCGAGCCAAGGACTCCAAGCGGAAGAGAAAGAGCCACCGAGGAGGCAGCGGGGACGGGGCAGGAGAACGGTCACTGGACCCCTCGGAGTCCAAGAAAAACTGTCCcctcagccccgcccctcagtTACCTGTCCAGACCAATCCAGAG ATTTTGTGA